A section of the Myxococcota bacterium genome encodes:
- a CDS encoding acyltransferase family protein gives MHGHSEGSAIRRERLDGLDAVKGLCIALVVLIHAAPADAEAWSTHVVGGVARLAVPVFLGVTGFLAGWKAMDRARFARSVWTFARLHFLYGAFYGVLLALVVGLPEPVGIRFLLLRFGEAAYPGQYYFVVLIQTFALAALLARGRAWRTPAGVAVAAAGAVIGCAALFAARALEADAGGARIAWRLASTPNWVWLWFVYFALGVVLGERARRGPASSPRVGVALAAAGVAVGAIAVPAIPPWPEPSHPPYAQLHVFAGSLLVVAALPALATARAPRWLLRLGRDSFGVFVLNPALLLALERAFGAPTSIPDSLARTAAAIVAAVGGTAVLRRVAPWSLP, from the coding sequence CTCGTGGTGCTGATCCACGCCGCGCCCGCGGACGCCGAGGCATGGTCGACGCACGTCGTCGGCGGCGTCGCGCGGCTCGCCGTGCCCGTCTTCCTCGGCGTCACGGGATTCCTCGCGGGCTGGAAGGCGATGGATCGCGCGCGCTTCGCGCGCTCGGTCTGGACGTTCGCGCGGCTCCACTTCCTGTATGGCGCCTTCTACGGCGTGCTGCTGGCGCTCGTGGTCGGCCTCCCCGAGCCCGTCGGCATCCGCTTCCTGCTGCTGCGCTTCGGAGAGGCCGCCTACCCGGGCCAGTACTACTTCGTCGTCCTGATCCAGACGTTCGCGCTCGCCGCCCTGCTCGCGCGCGGCCGCGCGTGGCGGACGCCGGCGGGCGTCGCGGTCGCTGCGGCGGGCGCGGTGATCGGATGCGCCGCGCTGTTCGCAGCGCGCGCGCTCGAAGCCGATGCGGGCGGTGCGCGCATCGCGTGGCGGCTCGCGTCCACGCCCAACTGGGTCTGGCTGTGGTTCGTCTACTTCGCTCTCGGCGTCGTGCTAGGCGAGCGGGCGCGCCGCGGCCCGGCGAGCTCGCCGCGCGTCGGGGTCGCGCTCGCGGCGGCGGGCGTCGCGGTCGGCGCGATCGCCGTGCCCGCCATCCCTCCCTGGCCCGAGCCGTCGCACCCGCCCTATGCGCAGCTGCACGTCTTCGCGGGGTCGCTGCTCGTCGTCGCGGCGCTACCGGCGCTCGCGACGGCGCGCGCCCCGCGCTGGCTCCTGCGTCTCGGGCGCGATTCGTTCGGCGTGTTCGTGCTCAACCCCGCGCTGCTGCTCGCACTCGAGCGCGCGTTCGGCGCTCCGACCTCCATCCCCGACTCGCTCGCGCGGACGGCGGCCGCCATCGTCGCCGCGGTCGGGGGGACGGCCGTGCTGCGGCGCGTCGCTCCCTGGAGCCTCCCTTGA